The following are from one region of the Littorina saxatilis isolate snail1 linkage group LG4, US_GU_Lsax_2.0, whole genome shotgun sequence genome:
- the LOC138963972 gene encoding uncharacterized protein: MDRAVSTTMRTRKVIYDDYTHAFYVETRVEALERQVATRAKLTDVLNRSHETRLRNHKKQVDAEKDIFEKKNDRKTSFHKEHLKDQVAHRHVLDGIARSRHDSGSGNRSESHLGHYGLGASKLDIQPLIEQNIKENTSSAKRKRQSMRIQSKRRGVNVFDRTKTTSALLRMKPQVKSRPTSEDVKATQAEEQATKQAKQLILPPITVRWARHHVTEDKGETLQGTRYTGGGDRNGDSTLPTVFVTQGRH, from the exons ATGGATCGAGCAGTCAGTACAACGATGAGAACTCGCAAG GTGATCTACGATGACTACACCCACGCCTTCTACGTGGAGACCCGGGTGGAAGCGTTGGAGCGACAGGTGGCCACCCGGGCCAAACTGACTGACGTGCTCAACAGGTCTCACGAAACCCGCTTGAGGAACCACAAGAAACAG GTGGACGCAGAAAAAGACATCTTCGAGAAGAAGAACGACCGCAAGACGTCGTTCCACAAGGAACACCTCAAGGACCAAGTGGCGCACCGCCATGTTCTAGACGGGATCGCGCGCTCCAGGCACGACAGCGGCTCCGGGAATCGCTCCGAGAGCCACCTGGGCCACTACGGGCTGGGGGCCAGCAAGCTGGACATCCAGCCCCTCATCGAGCAGAACATCAAGGAGAACACGTCGTCGGCCAAGAGGAAGAGGCAGTCCATGCGAATCCAGAGCAAGAGGCGAGGTGTCAATGTCTTCGACAGGACCAAGACCACATCGGCTCTGTTGAGGATGAAGCCCCAG GTGAAGAGTCGACCCACGTCAGAAGACGTGAAGGCAACACAGGCAGAGGAGCAGGCCACCAAACAGGCCAAGCAGCTCATCCTGCCTCCGATCACTGTACGCTGGGCCCGGCACCACGTCACGGAGGACAAGGGCGAAACCCTCCAGGGAACAAGGTACACCGGCGGTGGGGACAGAAATGGAGATTCCACTTTGCCCACCGTCTTCGTGACGCAAGGCAGACATTGA